One stretch of Filifactor alocis ATCC 35896 DNA includes these proteins:
- a CDS encoding ABC transporter permease, whose product MNNNDLLSMAFRNLKRRKVRSLLSIVGVVIGTTSIVVMLSLGIGLNEGNKKQVEKYENLHIIQVMNPGGVNRQTGEKIVLDDAALRNILAIPGATAATPVLEQSLRIVSGKYVADATVIGIRSSTMEAFNYKVKEGGRTLRAGDKNAMVFGQDVLYEFYNPKKSDYPAYVEPDENGNRPKPTVDVFSGKLFLTGDTEYGNRKRRGSDSNPSTDADKKKFKQHPVKAVGVLETSSGSMGYQVMMDYDYLSKILEEVQSARGDRPQTSKKKSYDEVAVYVKDVKDVKSVLESIREMGFETYSPQDWLNQVEEQGKLIQGILGGIGAISLLVAAIGITNTMIMSIYERTREIGVMKVIGANLKDIRNLFLLEAALIGVSGGVIGVMFSYLISFAINKLLTSFFVENMMGTEGSDLSIIPFSIVILAIVFSTAIGVLSGYYPANRAMKISALESLKNE is encoded by the coding sequence ATGAATAACAATGACTTATTATCGATGGCATTTCGAAACTTGAAGAGAAGAAAAGTACGAAGTCTTTTGTCTATTGTGGGAGTTGTAATTGGAACAACTTCTATTGTTGTAATGCTTTCTTTGGGAATTGGATTGAATGAAGGAAATAAGAAACAAGTAGAGAAGTATGAAAATTTGCATATTATTCAAGTAATGAACCCGGGAGGAGTAAACAGACAGACAGGAGAGAAAATTGTATTGGATGATGCAGCTTTGAGAAATATTTTGGCAATTCCGGGAGCAACGGCGGCAACTCCTGTTTTGGAACAATCATTGCGGATTGTATCCGGAAAATATGTTGCGGATGCGACTGTAATCGGAATCAGGTCAAGTACGATGGAAGCTTTTAATTACAAGGTGAAAGAAGGCGGAAGAACTTTAAGAGCGGGAGATAAAAATGCGATGGTATTTGGACAGGACGTTCTCTATGAGTTCTATAATCCGAAAAAAAGTGATTATCCTGCCTATGTTGAACCGGATGAAAATGGGAATCGCCCAAAGCCGACTGTAGATGTTTTTTCAGGGAAGCTGTTTCTGACAGGAGATACAGAGTACGGTAACAGAAAAAGGAGAGGTTCTGATTCCAATCCCAGTACAGATGCAGATAAAAAAAAGTTTAAGCAACACCCTGTAAAGGCAGTAGGAGTGTTGGAAACATCCAGCGGTTCTATGGGATATCAGGTGATGATGGATTATGATTATTTGAGCAAGATATTGGAAGAAGTTCAGAGTGCGCGAGGAGATCGTCCTCAAACTTCAAAAAAGAAATCTTATGATGAGGTCGCAGTGTATGTAAAGGATGTAAAGGATGTAAAATCTGTTTTAGAATCCATTCGTGAAATGGGGTTTGAAACTTATTCTCCTCAGGATTGGTTGAATCAAGTAGAAGAACAAGGGAAGTTGATTCAAGGGATATTAGGAGGAATCGGAGCAATTTCTCTTTTGGTTGCGGCAATCGGAATTACGAATACCATGATTATGTCTATCTATGAAAGAACAAGAGAGATTGGTGTTATGAAAGTAATCGGTGCAAATTTAAAGGATATTCGAAACTTATTTTTGTTGGAAGCGGCTCTGATTGGAGTTTCCGGCGGAGTAATCGGAGTAATGTTCAGCTATCTGATATCGTTTGCTATCAATAAGCTGTTGACATCATTCTTTGTAGAAAATATGATGGGGACAGAAGGTAGTGATTTGTCAATTATTCCATTCAGTATTGTAATTTTAGCAATTGTTTTCTCAACGGCAATCGGTGTATTGTCAGGATACTATCCTGCGAACAGAGCTATGAAAATTTCTGCTTTAGAATCTTTGAAAAATGAATAA
- a CDS encoding COG1361 S-layer family protein has protein sequence MKKNKKLMRVVLWILIIFMVVGMVLPAIMFHSFAYAQDYDFTVTATTSTVESGQDETKLNFKIKNNTNSKKEKVQIKIVDSENTTVLSGSSDSVTIPSHESKTLSIPISTYNIDGGWEYWYKVKLYVNGQETTNNSFSSSKINSSTEGKYNVYIYNGEKKENDSKPRDSDNTKQYNGKIMLSLEVPQGGVSGGNKNMVTVKAKNIGNSALMDMRIGFTSLPDGVTLPNQTLRKSVDTATINVEKTATFYLEVKDDVKTGNYPIVLFAEGRLPNGGVFSTEETVHLHILGSRKSTEKGDISIQNIKLPEKAKAGESFDVSFEVANTGSGKLEGLKISAEGIDGIVNKSKGIFVEEELLPKQTKKYNVTFFSNSKTEPKNYPIKLSVEPFETKEGEATIATSQYAGIFIYGGGENADKQDGEKNPQIMIEEYSYGGNEVQAGQEFVLHLTLTNTSKKALRNIKVSLSADDGTFVPVNSSSAFFIDSMGAKSQIKKAMRFVAKPTAEQKTSGISVDYSYEDLKGNVLTTKDTISIPVVQKTKLDIGEVNIPTEGVFEGQQANFSVTFYNLGKTVLSNLNVKATGDFTIEDKNGYFVGNMEAGKSDSFDFTVIPDKVGTANGEIIFSFEDVSGTMQEVRKEFQFEVSEFIPPTDPSDMPEENQDTHKGKKIAGVSVLVILLAGAGIWKKKKNRSKAKELEIDE, from the coding sequence ATGAAGAAAAATAAAAAACTGATGCGAGTGGTACTTTGGATCTTGATTATATTTATGGTGGTGGGCATGGTGTTGCCGGCAATTATGTTCCATTCTTTTGCTTATGCCCAAGACTATGATTTTACAGTAACTGCGACTACATCAACAGTAGAGAGTGGTCAGGATGAAACAAAATTAAATTTCAAGATTAAAAATAATACAAATTCAAAAAAAGAAAAGGTACAAATTAAGATTGTGGATTCGGAAAATACTACAGTGTTGTCAGGTTCCAGTGATTCTGTTACTATCCCAAGTCATGAGAGCAAGACGCTCAGCATTCCCATCAGCACTTATAATATTGATGGGGGTTGGGAGTATTGGTATAAAGTGAAATTGTATGTGAATGGGCAAGAGACCACGAACAATTCATTTTCTTCTTCCAAAATCAATTCTTCTACAGAAGGAAAATATAATGTATATATTTATAACGGTGAAAAAAAAGAAAATGATTCAAAACCTAGAGATTCAGACAATACGAAACAGTATAATGGGAAAATAATGTTGTCTTTGGAAGTTCCTCAAGGAGGAGTATCCGGTGGAAATAAGAATATGGTGACAGTAAAAGCGAAAAATATTGGGAATTCGGCATTGATGGATATGAGAATTGGATTTACAAGTTTGCCGGACGGCGTTACTCTTCCAAATCAAACACTTCGTAAGAGTGTTGATACAGCAACAATCAATGTTGAGAAAACCGCTACTTTCTATTTGGAAGTGAAAGATGATGTAAAGACAGGGAATTATCCGATTGTGTTGTTTGCAGAGGGAAGACTTCCAAACGGAGGTGTCTTTTCCACAGAAGAAACGGTACATCTTCATATTTTAGGTTCTCGTAAATCAACCGAAAAAGGAGATATTTCCATTCAAAATATTAAATTGCCGGAAAAAGCAAAAGCAGGAGAATCGTTTGACGTTTCGTTTGAAGTAGCGAATACCGGAAGCGGAAAATTGGAAGGATTGAAAATAAGTGCTGAAGGAATAGATGGCATTGTGAATAAATCCAAGGGTATTTTTGTGGAAGAGGAATTATTACCGAAGCAAACAAAAAAATACAATGTTACTTTTTTCTCCAATTCAAAAACAGAACCTAAGAATTATCCGATTAAATTATCAGTGGAGCCTTTTGAAACAAAGGAGGGTGAGGCAACAATCGCGACAAGTCAGTATGCAGGTATATTCATATATGGCGGTGGAGAAAATGCTGATAAACAAGATGGCGAAAAAAATCCTCAAATTATGATAGAAGAGTATTCTTATGGCGGAAATGAGGTACAGGCGGGACAGGAGTTTGTACTACATTTAACATTGACCAATACAAGCAAAAAAGCACTTAGAAATATCAAAGTTTCTTTGAGTGCAGATGATGGAACCTTTGTTCCTGTAAATTCCAGCAGTGCTTTCTTCATCGATAGCATGGGAGCAAAATCTCAAATCAAAAAAGCGATGCGCTTTGTAGCAAAACCGACTGCTGAACAGAAGACATCGGGTATCTCTGTGGACTACAGCTATGAAGATTTAAAAGGGAATGTGTTGACAACAAAGGATACTATTTCTATTCCGGTAGTACAAAAAACGAAATTGGACATCGGAGAAGTGAATATTCCGACAGAGGGAGTATTTGAAGGGCAGCAGGCAAACTTTTCGGTAACATTCTATAACTTGGGAAAAACAGTATTGAGTAATTTGAATGTAAAGGCGACCGGAGATTTTACTATCGAAGATAAGAATGGATATTTTGTCGGAAATATGGAAGCGGGAAAAAGTGATTCTTTTGATTTTACGGTGATTCCGGATAAAGTAGGAACTGCAAATGGAGAAATTATCTTTTCTTTTGAGGATGTGTCGGGAACCATGCAGGAGGTAAGGAAAGAATTCCAATTTGAAGTGAGTGAATTTATTCCTCCGACAGATCCTTCTGATATGCCTGAAGAGAATCAAGATACTCATAAGGGCAAAAAAATAGCGGGAGTGAGTGTCTTGGTGATTCTGTTGGCAGGAGCCGGAATTTGGAAGAAGAAAAAGAACAGAAGCAAGGCGAAGGAGTTGGAAATCGATGAATAA